In one window of Kitasatospora sp. MMS16-BH015 DNA:
- a CDS encoding SUKH-4 family immunity protein, protein MITREQALDIAHRWFNGELPQEAARAVRSHEFELGWVVWPEPAPVQVDPLTGGRRAPEELGAAGAVVDRATGELTVWPSCPVPEIVGLYRAKLGADRYDPALPPVTGPGDRAELSWLDGQGERQVLELRSAPGRPHPALRAWWQLKEQGVKAEQVIGVRTDLRLAMLPGNYTVLDLAAELPQAQLSHRLMYGPRFDQRAAAVRQLLPGADPKPNRVPFPLAVPPAQPEGEPQLAARLGALFGAEGLRRFGAGEVLAAGLPEPTAGVLTRIGLPAEVPGYFAVHHPQADGVLDGSRVGPVLPEVSAHLAEGGGGGRATQAAWAALAGQYVIGSDGWAVVTVDAADGKVRTLDPHSAVARYCNADLTAFVRCLALFAERLPRLAGLHPYAAGPAVAELQWGLAALDRTVFGDPENWWAVIVEQLWDGLI, encoded by the coding sequence ATGATCACCCGCGAGCAGGCCCTGGACATCGCGCACCGCTGGTTCAACGGCGAGTTGCCGCAGGAGGCGGCGCGCGCGGTCCGCAGCCACGAGTTCGAGCTCGGCTGGGTGGTCTGGCCCGAGCCCGCCCCCGTGCAGGTCGACCCGCTGACCGGCGGGCGGCGGGCCCCCGAGGAGCTCGGCGCGGCCGGGGCCGTGGTCGACCGGGCCACCGGCGAGCTGACGGTCTGGCCCTCCTGCCCGGTGCCGGAGATCGTCGGCCTCTACCGGGCCAAGCTCGGCGCCGACCGGTACGACCCGGCGCTGCCGCCGGTCACCGGCCCCGGCGACCGGGCCGAGCTGAGCTGGCTGGACGGCCAGGGCGAGCGGCAGGTGCTGGAGCTGCGCTCGGCCCCGGGCCGCCCGCACCCGGCGCTGCGCGCCTGGTGGCAGCTGAAGGAGCAGGGGGTCAAGGCCGAGCAGGTGATCGGGGTGCGGACCGACCTGCGGCTGGCCATGCTGCCCGGCAACTACACCGTGCTCGACCTGGCCGCCGAGCTGCCGCAGGCCCAGCTGAGCCACCGGCTGATGTACGGACCGCGGTTCGACCAGCGGGCCGCCGCTGTCCGGCAGCTGCTGCCGGGCGCCGACCCGAAGCCCAACCGGGTGCCCTTCCCGCTCGCCGTGCCGCCCGCCCAGCCGGAGGGCGAGCCGCAGCTGGCCGCCCGGCTCGGCGCGCTGTTCGGCGCCGAGGGGCTGCGCCGGTTCGGCGCGGGCGAGGTGCTGGCGGCGGGGCTGCCGGAGCCGACCGCCGGGGTGCTCACCCGGATCGGCCTGCCGGCCGAGGTGCCGGGGTACTTCGCGGTGCACCACCCGCAGGCCGACGGGGTGCTGGACGGCAGCCGGGTCGGCCCGGTGCTGCCCGAGGTCAGCGCGCACCTGGCCGAGGGCGGCGGGGGCGGCCGGGCCACCCAGGCGGCCTGGGCCGCGCTGGCCGGCCAGTACGTGATCGGCTCCGACGGCTGGGCCGTGGTCACCGTGGACGCGGCCGACGGCAAGGTCCGCACCCTCGACCCGCACAGCGCGGTGGCCCGCTACTGCAACGCCGACCTGACCGCCTTCGTCCGCTGCCTGGCCCTGTTCGCCGAGCGGCTGCCCCGGCTGGCCGGGCTGCACCCGTACGCGGCCGGCCCGGCGGTGGCCGAGCTCCAGTGGGGCCTGGCCGCGCTGGACCGCACCGTCTTCGGCGACCCGGAGAACTGGTGGGCCGTCATCGTCGAGCAGCTCTGGGACGGGCTGATCTGA